Proteins co-encoded in one Flavobacterium sp. M31R6 genomic window:
- the sufB gene encoding Fe-S cluster assembly protein SufB yields MSKYTEDDLKIELETKEYEYGFYTQLESETFPIGLNEDIVRAISKKKDEPQWMTDWRIEAFRAWEEMIEPEWANVKYQKPDFQAISYYSAPKKADPNKTLDDVDPELLEMYKKLGISIDEQKKMNNVAMDIVVDSVSVATTFKKTLGEKGIIFMSISEAIKEHPELVRKYLGTVVPQKDNFYAALNSAVFSDGSFCYIPKGVRCPMELSTYFRINQAGTGQFERTLLVADEGSYVSYLEGCTAPTRDENQLHAAVVELIALDGAEIKYSTVQNWYPGNKEGKGGVFNFVTKRGFCEKNAKISWTQVETGSAITWKYPSVILKGDNSIGEFYSIAVTNNYQQADTGTKMIHLGKNTKSTIISKGISAGKSQNSYRGLVQIGARAENARNFSQCDSLLMGNHCGAHTFPYIESKNPTAKVEHEATTSKIGEDQVFYCNQRGIPTEKAIALIVNGFSKDVLNKLPMEFAVEAQKLLEISLEGSVG; encoded by the coding sequence ATGTCAAAATACACCGAAGACGATTTAAAAATCGAATTAGAAACTAAAGAATACGAATACGGATTTTATACTCAATTAGAGTCGGAGACGTTTCCTATTGGTTTGAATGAAGATATTGTTCGAGCTATTTCTAAAAAGAAAGACGAACCACAATGGATGACCGATTGGCGCATTGAGGCTTTTCGTGCTTGGGAAGAAATGATCGAGCCAGAATGGGCAAACGTTAAGTACCAAAAACCGGACTTTCAAGCCATTTCTTATTACTCAGCTCCAAAGAAAGCAGATCCAAACAAAACATTGGACGATGTTGATCCTGAACTTTTAGAAATGTACAAAAAGTTAGGTATCTCTATTGATGAGCAAAAAAAGATGAATAATGTTGCCATGGATATCGTGGTTGACTCAGTTTCTGTAGCTACAACATTCAAAAAAACATTAGGCGAAAAAGGAATTATCTTTATGAGTATTTCCGAAGCCATCAAAGAACACCCTGAATTAGTTCGTAAATATCTTGGTACTGTTGTTCCACAAAAAGACAACTTTTATGCGGCCTTGAATTCGGCTGTTTTCTCAGACGGATCTTTCTGCTATATTCCAAAAGGCGTTCGTTGCCCAATGGAATTATCTACTTATTTTAGAATCAATCAAGCTGGAACTGGACAATTCGAAAGAACACTTTTGGTTGCAGACGAAGGCAGTTACGTTTCTTACTTGGAAGGATGTACAGCACCAACCCGTGACGAAAATCAATTGCATGCTGCAGTAGTAGAATTGATTGCTTTAGATGGTGCCGAAATTAAATATTCTACTGTTCAAAACTGGTATCCTGGAAATAAAGAAGGTAAAGGCGGGGTTTTCAATTTTGTAACCAAAAGAGGATTCTGCGAGAAAAATGCAAAAATCTCTTGGACACAAGTAGAAACAGGATCTGCAATAACTTGGAAATATCCTTCTGTTATTTTAAAAGGAGACAACTCAATTGGAGAATTTTATTCGATTGCAGTTACCAATAATTACCAACAGGCTGATACTGGAACCAAAATGATCCATTTGGGTAAAAACACCAAATCAACCATTATCTCTAAAGGTATCTCTGCAGGAAAATCACAAAACAGTTATAGAGGTTTGGTTCAAATTGGGGCTAGAGCAGAAAACGCCAGAAACTTTTCACAATGTGATTCACTGTTAATGGGGAATCATTGCGGAGCACATACTTTCCCTTATATCGAAAGCAAAAATCCAACAGCAAAAGTAGAACATGAAGCTACTACCAGTAAAATTGGTGAAGACCAAGTTTTCTATTGCAACCAACGTGGAATCCCAACCGAAAAAGCAATTGCACTTATCGTAAATGGTTTCAGTAAAGATGTGTTGAATAAATTACCGATGGAGTTTGCCGTAGAAGCACAAAAATTATTGGAAATTTCGCTGGAAGGTTCTGTAGGATAA
- a CDS encoding flavodoxin family protein has translation MGNRKVIIVGSSRSNGNTSKIVDKISLQINADVIDLRDYSISYYDYESQNVTDDFLPLIKSILEKYDTLIFATPVYWYTMSGIMKVFFDRFSDLIRIEKETGRKLRGKNMFVISNSDEDKLDYDFYLPFRLSADYLGMTYLGEKHFSYQTIKDQEHINSILS, from the coding sequence ATGGGAAACAGAAAAGTTATTATTGTTGGGTCTTCTAGAAGCAACGGAAATACATCAAAAATAGTTGATAAAATTTCTCTTCAAATAAATGCAGATGTGATTGATTTAAGAGACTATTCTATTTCTTATTATGATTATGAAAGTCAGAATGTCACAGATGATTTTTTGCCTTTAATAAAATCGATACTAGAAAAATATGATACTTTAATTTTTGCCACTCCAGTATATTGGTACACAATGAGTGGTATAATGAAAGTGTTTTTTGATCGATTCTCTGATTTAATTAGAATAGAAAAAGAAACAGGAAGAAAGTTAAGAGGTAAAAATATGTTTGTAATTTCAAATTCTGATGAAGATAAATTAGATTATGATTTTTATTTACCCTTTCGATTATCAGCAGATTATTTAGGCATGACATATTTAGGAGAAAAACATTTTTCCTACCAAACAATAAAAGATCAAGAACATATAAATAGTATTTTGTCATAA
- a CDS encoding iron-sulfur cluster assembly accessory protein, which translates to MIQVSDTAKKKIIDLMKDDGFDAAVDYVRVGVKSGGCSGLSYDLKFDKTKGEDDKIFVDNDITIAVEKKSFLYLAGTILEFSGGLNGKGFVFNNPNANRTCGCGESFSL; encoded by the coding sequence ATGATACAAGTTTCTGATACTGCCAAAAAGAAAATCATCGATTTGATGAAAGACGATGGTTTCGATGCCGCTGTGGACTACGTGAGAGTCGGCGTAAAAAGCGGTGGATGCTCTGGTTTGTCTTATGATTTGAAATTTGACAAAACTAAAGGCGAAGACGACAAAATTTTTGTTGACAACGATATCACAATCGCTGTCGAAAAAAAATCATTCCTTTATTTAGCAGGAACTATATTAGAATTTTCTGGAGGATTAAACGGGAAAGGATTTGTTTTTAACAATCCAAATGCTAATAGAACTTGCGGTTGCGGGGAATCATTTTCACTTTAG
- a CDS encoding MBL fold metallo-hydrolase: protein MKLYPIETGNFKLDGGAMFGVVPKTIWNKTNPADENNLIDIAARCLLIEDGNRLILIDTGMGNKQSDKFFGYYSLWGTHSMDKSLAQYGFHRDDITDVFMTHLHFDHCGGSVQWNKDKTGYEPAFKNAKFWSNENHWEWATKPNAREKASFLSENILPMQESGQLHFIAKPDGDFAVSNELGFGIFYADGHTEKQMIPHIQYQDKTIVFMSDLLPTAGHLPLPYVMGYDTRPLLTMPEKSKFLNAAADNNYYLFLEHDAHNEIITVQYTEKGVRLKEVFSCSDIF from the coding sequence ATGAAACTTTATCCAATAGAAACAGGCAATTTTAAACTCGATGGTGGGGCAATGTTTGGTGTAGTACCCAAAACCATTTGGAACAAAACCAATCCTGCCGACGAAAACAATCTGATAGATATTGCCGCCCGCTGTTTGTTGATTGAAGACGGAAACCGATTAATATTGATTGATACTGGAATGGGAAACAAACAATCCGACAAGTTTTTTGGATATTACTCGCTTTGGGGCACTCATTCTATGGACAAATCATTGGCTCAATACGGTTTTCATCGCGATGATATTACCGATGTTTTTATGACGCATTTGCATTTTGATCATTGCGGCGGTAGTGTACAATGGAACAAGGACAAAACAGGTTATGAACCGGCGTTTAAAAATGCTAAATTCTGGAGCAACGAAAATCATTGGGAGTGGGCGACAAAACCGAACGCCAGAGAGAAAGCCTCTTTTTTGTCAGAGAATATTTTGCCGATGCAAGAAAGTGGTCAATTGCATTTTATTGCAAAACCTGATGGCGATTTTGCAGTTTCAAACGAATTGGGATTTGGAATTTTTTATGCCGATGGTCATACCGAGAAGCAAATGATTCCACATATTCAGTACCAAGATAAAACCATTGTTTTTATGTCGGATTTATTGCCAACAGCTGGACATCTGCCTTTGCCCTATGTCATGGGATATGATACGAGACCATTATTGACTATGCCCGAGAAATCAAAATTCTTGAACGCAGCCGCTGATAACAATTACTACTTGTTTCTGGAACACGATGCACATAACGAAATCATAACAGTTCAATATACCGAAAAAGGAGTGAGATTGAAAGAGGTATTTAGTTGTTCGGATATTTTTTAA
- a CDS encoding NCS2 family permease encodes MGKIQDYFKIKERETSVKQEALGGLVTFLSMAYIIFVNPNILSMTGMPKEALISVTCIAAIFGTLLVGIWAKVPFAMAPGMGLNAMFAFTLVLGQGVSWQDALGVVFLSGVFFTIISFFGVRHKIVEAIPPSLQVAMGCGVGFFIAFIGFKQLGLIVAHPDTLVTLGKFTPAVVIGLLTLFITVILEIYKVKGAILIGILIGTCLGIGFDPNVHLPTHVFSLPPSIAPIFGQLNILGVLKLSFASAIFSFLFVSLFDSIGTAIACSYEANLVGKNGKMPHLKKVLEADGIATMCSGILGTSNTVVFIESATGIANGAKTGLSSVFVALFFFLALFFSPIITIVPAYATAPALVLVGIYMSKHLSRINFTDLHIGVPAFLTMIMMPLTYSISNGIAYGFACYIILALFTKNTKEVTPMMWGVGIFSILSIIIAQMK; translated from the coding sequence ATGGGCAAAATACAAGATTACTTTAAAATAAAAGAACGTGAAACTTCAGTAAAGCAAGAAGCTCTTGGTGGTTTGGTTACTTTCTTGTCTATGGCTTACATTATTTTTGTAAACCCAAACATACTGTCCATGACCGGTATGCCAAAAGAAGCACTCATTTCGGTGACTTGCATTGCAGCCATTTTTGGAACTTTGTTAGTTGGAATTTGGGCCAAAGTCCCTTTTGCAATGGCTCCCGGTATGGGACTAAATGCCATGTTTGCCTTTACACTGGTTTTGGGACAAGGGGTTTCCTGGCAAGATGCTTTGGGAGTTGTTTTCTTATCTGGAGTATTTTTTACAATAATATCCTTTTTTGGAGTTCGTCATAAAATCGTAGAAGCCATTCCTCCCTCCTTGCAGGTGGCTATGGGCTGTGGTGTTGGTTTTTTTATTGCCTTTATTGGGTTCAAACAATTAGGACTTATTGTGGCTCATCCAGACACTTTAGTAACATTAGGCAAATTTACTCCAGCTGTTGTAATTGGTTTACTTACCCTTTTTATCACTGTGATCTTAGAAATTTACAAAGTAAAAGGAGCCATCTTGATTGGAATCCTAATAGGAACTTGCTTAGGAATTGGATTTGACCCCAATGTACATTTACCAACCCACGTTTTTTCGTTACCACCATCCATTGCTCCTATTTTTGGGCAATTAAATATTTTGGGAGTCTTAAAATTAAGTTTTGCCTCAGCCATCTTCTCTTTCCTTTTTGTGAGCTTGTTTGATTCTATTGGAACTGCAATAGCCTGTTCGTATGAGGCAAATCTGGTTGGCAAAAATGGTAAAATGCCTCATCTCAAAAAAGTATTGGAAGCCGATGGTATTGCAACTATGTGCAGTGGAATTTTGGGCACAAGCAACACAGTGGTGTTTATTGAATCGGCTACAGGAATTGCCAATGGAGCCAAAACCGGATTAAGTTCGGTATTTGTGGCGTTATTTTTCTTTTTAGCCTTATTTTTCTCTCCTATTATCACAATCGTTCCTGCTTATGCAACCGCACCTGCTCTAGTTCTGGTTGGAATCTATATGTCCAAACATTTATCCAGAATCAATTTTACTGATTTACATATAGGTGTTCCAGCCTTTTTAACCATGATTATGATGCCTCTCACTTATAGTATCAGTAATGGAATAGCTTATGGATTTGCCTGCTATATTATCTTGGCTTTATTTACTAAAAACACCAAAGAAGTAACTCCAATGATGTGGGGTGTTGGTATATTTTCAATCCTAAGCATTATAATTGCACAAATGAAATAA